The genomic interval AACAATCAGTACAACAAacagtacaacaacaaacagtacaacaacaaacagtacaACAACACACTGTACAACAACACActgtacaacaacaaacagtacaacaacaatcagtacaacaacaaacagtacaacaacaatcagtacaacaaacagtacaacaacaaacattacaacaacaaactgtacaacaacaatcagtacaacaacaaacagtacaacaacaatgagtacaacaacacacattacaacaacaatcagtacaacaacaaacagtacaacaacaatcagtacaacaacaaacattacaacaacaatcagtacaacaacaaacattacaacaacaatcagtacaacaacaaacattacaacaacaaacattacaacaacaatcagtacaacaacaaacattacaacaacaatcagtacaacaacaaacattacaacaacaatcagtacaacaacaaacattacaacaacaatcagtacaacaaacattacaacaacaaacagtacgacaaacagtacaacaaacagtacaacaacaatcagtacaacaacaaacagtacaacaacaatcagtacaacaacaaacattacaacaacaatcagtacaacaaacattacaacaacaaacagtacaacaaacagtacaacaacaaacagtacaacaacaatcagtacaacaacaaacagtacaacaacaatcagtacaacaacaaactgtacaacaacaaacagtacagcaacaaacagtacaacaacaatcagtacaacaacaatcagtacaacaacaaacattacaacaacaatcagtacaacaaacattacaacaacaaacagtacaacaaacagtacaacaacaaacagtacaacaacaatcagtacaacaacaaacagtacaacaacaaacagtacaacaacacacagtacaacaaacaatacaacaacaaacagtacaacaacaaacagtacaacaaacaatgcaacaacaaacagtacaacaaacagcacaacaacaaacagtacaacaacaaacagtacaacaacaaacagtacaacaacaaacagtacaACAAACAGTACAAAAAACAGTACAACAAACAGTACAACAAacagtacaacaacaaacagtacaacaacaaacagtacaacaacaaactgtacaacaacaatcagtacaacaacaaacagtacaacaacaatcagtacaacaacaaacagtacaacaacaatcagtacaacaacaaacagtacaacaaacagtacaacaacaaacagtacaACAACAAACCGTACAACAACACACTGTACAACAACAAActgtacaacaacaaacagtacaacaacaaacagtacaacaaacagtacaacaacaaacagtacaacaacaaacagtacaacaaacagtacaaaaaacagtacaacaacaaactgtacaacaacaatcagtacaacaacaaacagtacaacaacaatgagtacaacaacacacattacaacaacaatcagtacaacaacaaacagtacaacaacaatcagtacaacaacaaacattacaacaacaatcagtacaacaaacattacaacaacaatcagtacaacaacaaacattacaacaacaaacattacaacaacaatcagtacaacaacaaacattacaacaacaatcagtacaacaacaaacattacaacaacaatcagtacaacaacaaacattacaacaacaatcagtacaacaaacattacaacaacaaacagtacaacaaacagtacaacaacaaacagtacaacaacaatcagtacaacaacaaacagtacaacaacaatcagtacaacaacaaacattacaacaacaatcagtacaacaaacattacaacaacaaacagtacaacaaacagtacaacaacaaacagtacaacaacaatcagtacaacaacaaacagtacaacaacaatcagtacaacaaacagtacaacaacaaacattacaacaacaatcagtacaacaacaaacagtacaacaacaatcagtacaacaacaaacattacaacaacaatcagtacaacaaacattacaacaacaaacagtacaacaaacagtacaacaacaaacagtacaacaacaatcagtacaacaacaaacagtacaacaacaaacagtacaacaacacacagtacaacaaacaatacaacaacaaacagtacaacaacaaacagtacaACAACACACTGTACAACAACAAACTGTACAACAAGAAacagtacaacaacaaacattacACACTCGCGCGCCTTCTGTATGTACAAGTTGAAACAAGTGGCTCCAATAATCTAAGGTTTTGAGGGAGATATCAGATATCAGATATCAGAAGATATTAGAATTTTGTTCAAGTAATCGAAATGTATACTCCAATATGTGTCACAAAAGCGTGTAATTAACTGCTTTTGAAGTTCAACACATCAAACAAAATGTCATGCATAAGATCATGAAAGTTGCAAAGCAATCCACAAGTTCactgctgaaatacagcgcttttgtACCCTTCAAAACTGTCGCAAAAACGACCCGTTTTTGATCGCTCATGCGATCGGCTCCTGCAACAGAAGGAATGGCGTAACACAAGACACACGCAAGATTACCGTACAAAATAACTTTttctggatagataattgatttgactttctctCTGTATACACCTTAAAAACTGTCGAGTTGTGGCTATTCTAAATTGTTGTCGATTTTCAATTGGTAACTTACGATTTTTGTGTGGTCGATTTTGGGGGCACCCTTATTTAAGCAGGCGGACACGGGAGCCCTGTTAAAAAAATCCTTGATCCGAAATGTGTGCCAGATATAGCCACGATAAGTGGTCTAAAGGCATCAAAAGTCTGATGAAATATACGCGAGTGAATGTTTTGGGGTAATATgtcaaatatgtgtgtgtgtgtgtgtgtgtgtgtgtgtgtgtgtgtgtgtgtgtgtgtgtgtgtgtgtgtgtgtgtgtgtgtgtgcgtgtgtgtgtgcgtgtgtgcatgtgtgtgtgtgtgtgcaaaggtgtgtgtgtatgtgtgtgtgtgtgtcggtgtgagtgtgtgtgtgtgtgtgtgtgtgtgtgtgtgtgtgtgtgtgtgtgtgtgtgtgtgtgtgtgtgtgtgtgtgtgtgaagtttagATTGTCCTATTTACTTCTTGCACAAGCTCATACTTAATGTGAACATTGAGAGCAATTGACAATTCTGGAACCCATTGACATTAAGAATTATGCTCTGCCATGTCAAAAGATGTTGtacatttgttttctttcttaaaatGTACTCATTTTTCTTCATATAAATATTCTCCTGGGTAAggatatggggggggggggatgtatcGGGAGCCAtgaacaccaccccccccctccttcccttaGACCCAGCCCTGCGCTCGCTGTCTACTTTTAAGCTTATCTTCTTAAAATGGCCGCTGCGTGCAAATAGATAATTGTCTTGAAAATGTCGAAACCTAGAGATCGATCAAAGGGACAGAATTGTCCTGTCTTTGTTTAAATACCGGAAACTACCGTAGGAAGTAACTAAATGTGGCCACGGGTTTGAGGGCATGGATGATTTTGATGTTATCCGTTTCTTTTCGTCCGAAAAGGGTATTCTTTGCATCCCTTCTGTCTACCAGGATGACGCATCTCTCCTCCTcatcacccccctccctccttactctctctctctcttcctctctctctctgtctctctctctctccctctttctctctctctctctgtctctctctttctctctctctctctctctctctctctctgtctctctctgtctccctcattctctttctctctctgtctctctctttctctctctctctctctctctctgtctccctctttctctctctctctctctctctctctctctctctctgcctctctctttctctctctctctttctctctctctttctctctttctctctctctctctctctttgtctccctctttgtctctctttctctctccctctttctctctctctttctctctccctctttctctctccctctttctctctctctctctttttctctccctctttttctctccctctttctctctttctgtctccctctttctctctctgtctccctctttctctctctctctctttctctctccctctttctctctctctctttctctttctctctccctctctctctctttttctctctccctctttctctctctctctctctctttctctctctctctctgtctccctctctctctctctctctttctctc from Littorina saxatilis isolate snail1 linkage group LG7, US_GU_Lsax_2.0, whole genome shotgun sequence carries:
- the LOC138970252 gene encoding probable serine/threonine-protein kinase fhkB → NQYNNKQYNNNQNQYNNKQYNNNEYNNTHYNNNQYNNKQYNNNQYNNKHYNNNQYNKHYNNNQYNNKHYNNKHYNNNQYNNKHYNNNQYNNKHYNNNQYNNKHYNNNQYNKHYNNKQYNKQYNNKQYNNNQYNNKQYNNNQYNNKHYNNNQYNKHYNNKQYNKQYNNKQYNNNQYNNKQYNNNQYNKQ